From the Sphingomonas aliaeris genome, one window contains:
- a CDS encoding MFS transporter, whose amino-acid sequence MRLNLPLFALAIGAFGIGVTEFAPMGMLPGIADDLGVSIPAAGLLVSAYALGVLIGAPLMTLTTGRIDRRTLLVGLMGIFTLGNALSALADGYWTLMIARIVTSFNHGAFFGVGSVVAASLVPADKRAGAVAAMFTGLTVATIGGVPLATWAGDVLGWRTAFAGIAGVGAVAMLSLRLALPSLPVTGISDMRAELRVLTQAPVLAALGLTVVGASAMFTVFTYIVPILRDETHASTGFVTGMLVLYGIGLTIGNTLGGRMADRSIDRTLVGSFAVLAAVLVLFAGVMHWPLPVAGAILIWGIASFAIVPPLQMRVMEAAGDAPNLASAMNIGAFNLGNAIGAALGGGVIGARLGLPAVSLAGAAMAAAALVLLLAVGRRDRGAARHTKATA is encoded by the coding sequence ATGCGCCTCAATCTTCCTCTCTTCGCGCTCGCCATCGGCGCGTTCGGCATCGGCGTGACCGAGTTCGCGCCGATGGGGATGCTGCCCGGCATCGCCGACGACCTCGGCGTTTCCATTCCCGCGGCCGGTCTGCTCGTCAGCGCCTATGCGCTGGGTGTACTGATCGGCGCGCCTTTGATGACGCTGACGACCGGGCGGATCGACCGGCGCACGCTGCTCGTCGGGTTGATGGGCATCTTCACGCTCGGCAATGCGCTGTCGGCACTGGCTGACGGATACTGGACGCTGATGATCGCGCGCATCGTCACGTCGTTCAACCACGGCGCCTTTTTCGGTGTGGGATCGGTCGTCGCGGCGAGCCTGGTCCCGGCGGACAAGCGCGCCGGGGCCGTGGCTGCGATGTTCACCGGCCTGACCGTCGCGACGATCGGCGGCGTGCCGCTGGCGACCTGGGCGGGAGACGTGCTCGGCTGGCGGACCGCTTTCGCAGGCATTGCCGGCGTGGGGGCGGTGGCGATGCTGTCGCTGCGGCTGGCGCTGCCGTCGCTGCCCGTCACCGGCATCAGCGACATGCGCGCGGAATTGCGCGTGCTGACGCAGGCACCGGTATTGGCCGCATTGGGGCTGACCGTCGTCGGGGCCAGCGCGATGTTTACTGTGTTTACCTATATCGTCCCGATCCTGCGCGACGAGACGCACGCCTCGACCGGGTTCGTCACGGGGATGCTGGTGCTGTACGGCATCGGGCTGACGATCGGGAACACGCTGGGCGGGCGGATGGCGGATCGATCGATCGACCGTACTTTGGTCGGCAGCTTCGCGGTCCTCGCTGCGGTGCTGGTGCTGTTTGCCGGCGTGATGCACTGGCCGCTCCCCGTTGCCGGCGCGATCCTGATCTGGGGGATCGCCAGCTTCGCGATCGTCCCGCCGTTGCAGATGCGCGTGATGGAAGCGGCCGGCGACGCACCCAATTTGGCCTCGGCCATGAACATCGGTGCGTTCAACCTGGGCAATGCGATCGGCGCGGCGCTCGGCGGCGGGGTGATCGGCGCAAGACTTGGTCTGCCGGCGGTGTCGCTGGCCGGGGCGGCAATGGCAGCGGCGGCGCTCGTCCTGCTGCTTGCCGTCGGGCGACGTGACCGGGGCGCGGCACGTCACACCAAAGCGACGGCGTAG
- a CDS encoding alpha/beta fold hydrolase, with the protein MKAKANGIEIEYESYGSEGDPAVLLIMGLGAQLTRWPMPFVEALVARGYRVIRYDNRDIGLSTKLDGAPVPNIAGLMVARFFRYTPKVPYLLSDMAADAAGLLDALGIEKAHIMGASMGGMIAQTFAADYPERTLSLMSIMSSTGNPALPNASREAMAVLTKRPKTKDLETIIAFGVRAEQTIGSPGYPVDPEIIRANVTRDLKRSISPAGFGRQMAAIVASGDRRKALARITAPTTVLHGTDDPLVRIAAGRDTAKTIPGATLVEVPGMGHNLPDALIPVVVDAFDALATRAGVG; encoded by the coding sequence ATGAAGGCCAAGGCGAACGGCATCGAGATCGAATATGAGAGTTACGGCAGCGAGGGCGATCCGGCCGTCCTGCTGATCATGGGGCTGGGGGCGCAACTGACGCGCTGGCCGATGCCGTTCGTGGAGGCCTTGGTCGCGCGCGGATATCGCGTGATCCGGTACGACAATCGCGACATCGGGCTGTCGACCAAGCTGGACGGTGCGCCGGTGCCCAACATCGCCGGGCTGATGGTCGCGCGGTTCTTCCGCTACACGCCGAAAGTGCCGTATCTGCTGTCCGACATGGCGGCGGACGCGGCGGGGCTGCTGGATGCGCTGGGCATCGAAAAGGCGCATATCATGGGCGCGTCGATGGGCGGGATGATCGCGCAGACGTTCGCCGCCGACTATCCGGAGCGCACGTTGTCGCTGATGTCGATCATGTCCTCGACCGGCAATCCCGCGCTGCCGAACGCCAGCCGCGAGGCGATGGCGGTGCTGACCAAGCGGCCGAAGACGAAGGATCTGGAGACGATTATCGCGTTCGGCGTCCGCGCGGAACAGACGATCGGCAGCCCCGGTTATCCGGTCGATCCGGAGATCATCCGCGCCAACGTGACGCGTGACCTCAAACGGTCGATCAGTCCGGCGGGCTTCGGCCGGCAGATGGCGGCGATCGTCGCGAGCGGCGACCGGCGCAAGGCACTCGCGCGCATCACCGCACCGACCACGGTGCTGCACGGCACCGACGATCCGCTGGTCCGCATCGCCGCCGGGCGGGACACCGCGAAGACGATCCCCGGCGCGACGTTGGTCGAGGTGCCGGGCATGGGCCACAACCTGCCCGATGCGCTGATCCCCGTCGTGGTGGACGCATTCGACGCACTGGCGACGCGGGCGGGCGTCGGCTAG
- a CDS encoding holin family protein: MSIIEGIIGPIASLIDKIIPDPKARDAAKLELLKLEGSQDMEQIRAQLSAIVAEAQSADPWTSRARPSFLYVMYALLLWAIPMGLIAAAQPAMAKDIASGMNAYLAGIPEPLYALFGTGYLGYTVARSWGKAKGIDK; the protein is encoded by the coding sequence ATGAGCATCATCGAGGGTATCATCGGTCCGATCGCAAGCCTGATCGACAAGATCATCCCCGATCCCAAGGCGCGGGATGCAGCGAAGCTGGAACTGCTGAAACTGGAGGGCAGCCAGGACATGGAGCAGATCCGTGCGCAATTGTCCGCGATCGTCGCCGAGGCGCAGTCCGCCGATCCGTGGACCAGCCGTGCCCGGCCGAGTTTCCTGTACGTCATGTACGCGCTCTTGCTGTGGGCGATCCCGATGGGCCTGATCGCCGCGGCGCAACCGGCAATGGCGAAGGATATCGCTTCCGGCATGAACGCCTATCTCGCCGGGATTCCCGAACCGCTCTATGCGCTCTTCGGCACCGGCTATCTCGGCTACACCGTCGCGCGCAGCTGGGGAAAGGCGAAGGGCATCGATAAATAG
- the hslV gene encoding ATP-dependent protease subunit HslV encodes MSENMTWHGTTILSVRRNGKVVVAGDGQVSMGQTVMKPNARKVRRLGDGSVIAGFAGATADAFTLFERLERKLETHHGQLLRAAVELAKDWRTDKFLRNLEAMMIVADKDITLILTGNGDVLEPEAGVAAIGSGGNYALAAARALVDYEQDAETICRKAMAIAAEVCVYTNDRLTVETLDAVA; translated from the coding sequence ATGAGCGAAAACATGACGTGGCACGGCACGACGATTCTTTCCGTGCGCCGCAATGGCAAGGTGGTCGTCGCGGGCGACGGCCAGGTGTCGATGGGACAGACGGTGATGAAGCCCAATGCGCGCAAGGTGCGCCGATTGGGCGACGGATCGGTCATCGCCGGCTTCGCCGGCGCGACGGCAGATGCCTTCACCTTGTTCGAACGGCTGGAACGCAAGCTGGAAACGCATCACGGCCAGTTGCTGCGCGCCGCGGTCGAACTCGCCAAGGACTGGCGCACCGATAAATTCCTCCGCAATCTGGAGGCGATGATGATCGTCGCCGACAAGGATATCACGCTGATCCTGACTGGAAACGGCGATGTGCTGGAACCCGAGGCCGGGGTCGCGGCGATCGGCTCTGGTGGCAATTACGCGCTCGCCGCCGCCCGCGCGCTGGTCGATTATGAGCAGGATGCGGAAACCATCTGCCGCAAGGCGATGGCGATCGCGGCGGAGGTTTGCGTGTATACGAACGACCGCCTGACCGTCGAAACCCTGGACGCTGTTGCTTGA
- the hslU gene encoding ATP-dependent protease ATPase subunit HslU: MNDALTPKAIVRALDEHIIGQTDAKKAVAVALRNRWRRQRLGADLRDEVSPKNILMIGPTGCGKTEISRRLAKLADAPFIKVEATKFTEVGYVGRDVEQIARDLVEEAVRLEKERRRVAVKDKAEEAAMVRLLDALTGKGASEATRAAFMQRMRDGHLDQTEIEIELEAAPSMPFDIPGGAPQMINLSEMMGKAFGGAQLKRRKLTVPAAWDKLVEEEADKRLDQEEVSRTALADAEANGIVFLDEIDKIAMSEHRGGGSVSREGVQRDLLPLIEGTTVATKYGPMKTDHILFIASGAFHVAKPSDLLPELQGRLPIRVELKALTEADFVAILSDTKASLPAQYSALIATEGVTVDFTEDGIAAVARIAAEVNGEIENIGARRLQTVMEKLLEEVSFDAEDRGGQTVTVDAAYVEKQLASVARNTDLSRFVL; the protein is encoded by the coding sequence ATGAACGACGCACTTACCCCGAAAGCCATCGTCCGCGCACTGGACGAACATATCATCGGCCAGACCGATGCGAAAAAGGCCGTCGCCGTCGCGCTGCGCAACCGTTGGCGCCGCCAGCGTCTCGGCGCCGATCTGCGCGACGAGGTGTCGCCGAAGAACATCCTGATGATCGGCCCGACCGGTTGCGGCAAGACCGAGATCAGCCGCCGTCTGGCGAAGCTGGCCGACGCGCCGTTCATCAAGGTCGAGGCGACCAAGTTCACCGAAGTCGGCTATGTCGGGCGCGACGTCGAACAGATCGCCCGTGATCTGGTCGAGGAAGCGGTGCGGCTGGAGAAGGAACGCCGCCGCGTCGCGGTGAAGGACAAGGCGGAGGAAGCGGCGATGGTCCGCCTGCTCGACGCATTGACCGGCAAGGGCGCGAGCGAGGCGACCCGCGCCGCCTTCATGCAGCGCATGCGCGACGGCCATCTCGACCAGACCGAGATCGAGATCGAGCTGGAGGCCGCGCCCAGTATGCCGTTCGACATTCCCGGCGGCGCGCCGCAGATGATCAACCTGTCCGAAATGATGGGCAAGGCGTTCGGCGGCGCGCAGTTGAAGCGCCGCAAGCTGACCGTCCCCGCCGCCTGGGATAAGCTGGTCGAGGAGGAAGCCGACAAAAGGCTGGATCAGGAGGAAGTCAGCCGCACCGCGCTGGCCGATGCCGAAGCGAACGGCATCGTTTTCCTGGATGAAATCGACAAGATCGCGATGTCCGAACATCGCGGGGGCGGTTCTGTCAGCCGCGAAGGCGTGCAGCGCGATCTGCTTCCGCTGATCGAGGGCACCACCGTCGCGACGAAATATGGGCCGATGAAGACGGACCATATCCTGTTCATCGCATCGGGCGCGTTCCATGTCGCCAAGCCGAGCGATCTGCTGCCGGAATTGCAGGGCCGCCTGCCGATCCGCGTGGAACTGAAGGCGCTGACCGAGGCGGATTTCGTCGCGATCCTGTCCGACACCAAGGCATCGCTCCCGGCGCAATATTCCGCGCTGATCGCGACCGAGGGCGTCACGGTCGACTTCACCGAGGATGGCATCGCCGCCGTCGCCCGCATCGCCGCGGAGGTGAATGGCGAGATCGAGAATATTGGGGCACGCCGCCTGCAGACTGTGATGGAGAAACTGCTCGAGGAAGTCAGCTTCGACGCCGAGGATCGCGGTGGCCAGACGGTCACGGTCGATGCCGCCTATGTCGAGAAGCAACTCGCCAGCGTCGCGCGCAACACCGACCTGTCGCGCTTCGTACTGTAA
- a CDS encoding S9 family peptidase, giving the protein MPDRCCRHPGAGAGGAEAPVAAKKPYKVTSPNGTRDDEYYWLRDDTRKNPEMLAALNAENAYADAVLAPTKALQDTLYKEVVGRIKQDDSSVPYKERGYYYYSRFDTGADYPVTARRKGSVSAPEEVLLDQAKMAVGKGFFSVGSSTVSPDNSLLAWAEDVVGRRQFVLKFKDIATGKPLADEIPNVQPGAVWADDNKTVLYVEKDPVTLLSKRVKAHVLGTPASADRLVYEEKDDSFYLGLWRTTDDKYICVGVESTVSAEQSCALATTPATLTMIAPRERDVRYEADHIGNRWIVKTNWKAPNYRLMTVTDAKSNGTRTAWTDLVPVKDDVFIEGFKPFDDFIAIEERSGGNKRLRTLTNAGKSSFVSSDEPAYDMSLSTNAEPNTPWLRYTYASLTTPTTTYEVNTATGERRTLKVQPVPGYDATQYVTERVWVPARDGARIPVSLVYKKGFRKDGRAAMLQYGYGSYGSSMDPAMSIQTVSLLDRGMVYALAHIRGGQELGRKWYDDGHMFKKVNSFTDFIDVTRWLVANKYAAKDRVAALGGSAGGLLMGAIANMAPKDYKVLIAQVPFVDVVTTMLDASIPLTTNEYDEWGNPANKASYDYMLSYSPYDNVRAQTYPAMFVGTGLWDSQVQYYEPAKWVARLRATKTDANPLVFRTNMEAGHGGKSGRFQRYKDGAEYSAFMLTQLGVEK; this is encoded by the coding sequence CTGCCTGATCGCTGTTGTCGCCATCCCGGCGCTGGCGCAGGAGGCGCCGAAGCCCCCGTCGCCGCGAAGAAGCCGTACAAGGTCACCTCCCCCAACGGCACGCGCGACGACGAATATTACTGGCTGCGCGACGATACCCGCAAGAATCCGGAGATGCTTGCCGCGCTGAATGCGGAAAACGCCTATGCCGATGCGGTCCTCGCGCCGACCAAGGCCTTGCAGGATACGCTGTACAAGGAAGTCGTCGGGCGCATCAAACAGGATGACAGTTCCGTTCCTTATAAGGAACGCGGCTATTATTATTACTCGCGGTTCGACACGGGCGCGGATTACCCGGTAACGGCGCGGCGTAAGGGCAGCGTAAGCGCGCCTGAGGAAGTGCTGCTCGACCAAGCCAAAATGGCGGTGGGCAAGGGCTTCTTCTCTGTCGGCAGCAGCACGGTCAGCCCCGACAATAGCCTGCTCGCCTGGGCGGAGGACGTGGTCGGGCGCCGGCAGTTCGTGCTGAAGTTCAAGGATATCGCGACGGGGAAGCCGCTCGCGGATGAGATCCCGAATGTCCAGCCAGGGGCGGTCTGGGCGGACGACAACAAGACGGTCCTGTATGTCGAGAAGGATCCGGTCACCTTGCTCAGCAAGCGCGTCAAGGCGCACGTATTGGGCACCCCCGCCAGCGCCGACCGCCTCGTCTACGAGGAAAAGGACGACAGCTTCTATCTCGGCCTGTGGCGCACGACGGACGATAAATATATCTGCGTCGGCGTCGAAAGCACGGTCAGCGCGGAACAGAGTTGCGCCCTTGCGACTACCCCCGCGACGCTGACGATGATCGCACCGCGTGAACGCGACGTCCGGTACGAGGCCGATCACATCGGCAACCGCTGGATCGTCAAGACGAACTGGAAGGCGCCGAATTATCGGCTCATGACCGTCACCGATGCGAAGTCCAACGGTACGCGTACCGCTTGGACCGATCTCGTACCCGTCAAGGACGACGTGTTCATCGAAGGCTTCAAGCCGTTCGACGATTTCATCGCGATCGAGGAAAGATCGGGCGGCAACAAGCGGCTGCGCACGCTGACCAATGCCGGCAAGAGCAGCTTCGTTTCGTCCGACGAACCCGCCTATGACATGTCGCTGTCGACCAATGCGGAGCCGAATACGCCTTGGTTGCGCTATACCTATGCGTCGCTGACCACCCCGACGACGACCTATGAGGTCAATACGGCGACGGGCGAACGCCGCACGCTGAAGGTGCAGCCGGTACCGGGCTATGACGCCACGCAATACGTCACCGAACGGGTCTGGGTTCCGGCGCGCGACGGCGCACGAATACCGGTCAGCCTCGTCTACAAGAAGGGGTTCCGGAAAGATGGCCGCGCGGCGATGCTGCAATATGGCTATGGCAGCTATGGCTCCTCGATGGATCCGGCGATGTCGATCCAGACCGTCAGCCTGCTCGATCGCGGGATGGTCTATGCCCTGGCGCATATCCGCGGCGGTCAGGAACTGGGCCGCAAATGGTATGACGACGGCCACATGTTCAAGAAGGTCAACAGCTTCACCGACTTTATCGACGTGACGCGCTGGCTCGTCGCGAACAAATATGCCGCAAAGGACCGCGTCGCGGCGCTGGGCGGCAGTGCGGGTGGCTTGCTGATGGGTGCGATCGCAAACATGGCGCCGAAGGATTACAAGGTCCTGATCGCGCAGGTGCCGTTCGTCGATGTCGTGACTACAATGCTGGATGCCAGCATCCCGCTGACCACCAACGAATATGACGAATGGGGCAACCCGGCGAACAAAGCGTCGTACGATTATATGCTGAGCTATTCGCCCTATGACAACGTCAGGGCGCAGACTTATCCGGCGATGTTCGTCGGCACGGGATTGTGGGATTCGCAGGTTCAGTATTACGAGCCCGCCAAGTGGGTCGCCCGGCTCCGCGCGACCAAGACGGATGCCAACCCCCTGGTCTTCCGCACCAATATGGAAGCGGGGCACGGCGGTAAATCCGGCCGCTTCCAGCGGTACAAGGACGGTGCCGAATATAGCGCGTTTATGCTGACACAGTTGGGCGTCGAGAAGTAA
- the gloB gene encoding hydroxyacylglutathione hydrolase, whose translation MTNFDIVRIPALSDNYIWLVHEPASGETMVVDPSEAAPVLAEADRRGWTIGQIWNTHWHPDHTGGNAEIKAAHNAVVTGPAAEAERIPTLDVRVAEGDTVRLGAHVATVIETPGHTAGHIVFHLPDDAVIFTGDTLFAMGCGRLFEGDAAQMFGNMQRLAALPAETVVYCAHEYTASNARYAVTAEPDNPAIAERLEEVTRQRAAGEPTVPTTIAKELATNPFLRASSVDQLAERRRGKDGFKG comes from the coding sequence ATGACCAACTTCGACATCGTCCGCATCCCGGCGCTGAGCGACAATTACATCTGGCTGGTCCACGAACCCGCATCAGGCGAGACGATGGTGGTCGATCCGTCGGAAGCGGCTCCCGTATTGGCCGAGGCGGACCGGCGCGGATGGACGATCGGCCAGATCTGGAACACGCACTGGCACCCCGATCACACCGGCGGCAATGCGGAGATCAAGGCGGCGCACAATGCGGTCGTGACCGGGCCCGCGGCGGAGGCGGAGCGCATTCCGACGCTCGATGTCCGTGTGGCGGAGGGTGACACGGTGCGGCTCGGCGCGCACGTCGCGACGGTTATCGAGACGCCCGGCCACACCGCTGGGCATATCGTCTTCCATCTGCCCGACGACGCCGTGATCTTCACCGGCGACACTTTGTTCGCAATGGGATGCGGCCGGCTGTTCGAGGGCGATGCGGCGCAGATGTTCGGGAACATGCAGCGGCTTGCGGCGCTGCCCGCCGAGACGGTGGTGTACTGCGCTCACGAATATACCGCCTCGAACGCGCGCTATGCCGTCACCGCGGAGCCCGACAATCCTGCGATCGCCGAACGGCTAGAAGAAGTGACGCGTCAACGTGCGGCAGGCGAGCCGACCGTGCCGACGACGATCGCGAAGGAACTGGCGACCAACCCGTTCCTGCGTGCATCGTCCGTCGACCAGCTTGCCGAACGCCGCCGGGGCAAGGACGGCTTCAAAGGTTAG
- a CDS encoding NAD(P)H-dependent flavin oxidoreductase: MSVAAFLDMTGARLPVVQAPMAGFAGSRLAIAAMRAGGIGSLACATLTGEQVMAEVDAIRASGPGPINLNFFCHDLPPAPDETAWLKTLAPFYAAEGLDFRIDAPPLRRPFDEAMMQVVERVGPEIVSFHFGLPEDWFLKRIRAAGARVFGNATNVDEAQALAARGCDAMIAQGFEAGGHAGHFLFGHHPVGLSSLLPAIVDAVDVPVIAAGGIGDERGVRAAMALGASAVQAGTAYLLSPETMTSQAHRTRLTEATADDSVFTNLFSGRLARGLRNRLIETLGAVNDAAPPFPYASAALAPLRAKAEAEGRGDYSPLWAGQGVALARAEPAETITRRLGEAALEGASA; the protein is encoded by the coding sequence ATGTCGGTGGCTGCGTTCCTGGACATGACCGGGGCGCGGCTGCCGGTCGTACAGGCGCCGATGGCGGGGTTCGCCGGTAGTCGCCTGGCGATCGCCGCTATGCGCGCCGGCGGCATCGGTTCGCTCGCCTGTGCGACGCTCACCGGCGAGCAGGTGATGGCGGAGGTCGATGCGATCCGGGCAAGCGGGCCCGGCCCGATAAATCTCAACTTTTTCTGTCACGATTTGCCTCCTGCGCCGGACGAGACGGCGTGGCTGAAGACGCTGGCGCCATTCTATGCGGCGGAAGGGCTGGATTTTCGGATCGATGCTCCACCGCTGCGCCGTCCGTTCGATGAAGCGATGATGCAGGTCGTCGAACGGGTCGGGCCCGAGATCGTTAGCTTCCACTTCGGCCTGCCAGAGGACTGGTTTCTTAAGCGGATCAGGGCCGCCGGCGCGCGGGTATTCGGCAATGCGACCAATGTGGACGAAGCGCAGGCATTGGCGGCGCGGGGTTGCGATGCCATGATTGCGCAGGGGTTCGAGGCGGGCGGGCATGCCGGACACTTCCTGTTCGGCCATCACCCGGTCGGCCTTTCATCGCTGCTGCCCGCGATAGTCGATGCGGTAGACGTGCCGGTCATCGCGGCGGGCGGGATCGGGGATGAGCGGGGCGTCCGGGCGGCGATGGCGCTTGGCGCCTCCGCCGTTCAGGCCGGCACTGCCTATCTCCTATCGCCCGAAACCATGACCAGCCAAGCGCACCGCACCCGCCTGACCGAGGCGACCGCGGATGACAGCGTCTTCACGAACCTCTTCTCTGGCCGTCTGGCGCGCGGCTTGCGCAACCGGCTGATCGAAACGCTGGGCGCGGTGAACGACGCCGCGCCACCCTTCCCATATGCCAGCGCTGCGCTGGCCCCGCTGCGGGCGAAGGCGGAAGCCGAAGGGCGCGGCGATTATTCGCCGCTTTGGGCCGGACAAGGCGTTGCGCTGGCCCGTGCCGAACCGGCCGAAACGATAACCCGTCGCCTTGGTGAGGCGGCGTTGGAAGGAGCATCCGCATGA
- a CDS encoding VOC family protein: MKYLHTMIRVTDPDATIRFFELLGLKEVRRMESEQGRFTLIFLATPEDMNAPGERAQAEVELTYNWPKEDGEAEAYTGGRNFGHLAYRVENIYETCQRLMDGGVTINRPPRDGHMAFVRTPDNISIEILQDGVLEPAEPWKSMPNIGEW; encoded by the coding sequence ATGAAATATCTGCACACCATGATCCGCGTCACCGATCCGGACGCGACGATCCGGTTCTTCGAACTGCTCGGTTTGAAGGAGGTTCGCCGGATGGAAAGCGAGCAGGGCCGCTTCACCCTGATCTTCCTTGCCACCCCCGAGGATATGAACGCCCCCGGCGAGCGTGCCCAGGCTGAGGTCGAATTGACCTACAATTGGCCGAAGGAAGACGGTGAGGCGGAAGCCTATACCGGGGGCCGCAATTTCGGGCACCTCGCCTACCGTGTCGAGAATATCTACGAAACGTGCCAGCGGCTGATGGATGGCGGCGTCACGATCAACCGGCCGCCGCGCGACGGTCACATGGCGTTCGTTCGCACCCCCGATAATATTTCGATCGAGATCCTGCAGGACGGCGTGCTGGAACCGGCCGAACCGTGGAAGTCGATGCCCAATATCGGCGAGTGGTAA
- a CDS encoding tetratricopeptide repeat protein, protein MILTLLLATTAAIQSPQASAGPPAQTDRYTHCMDLATTKPAAGIEEGSRWRLSGGGVLARQCLGVAYANAGKLDAAAMEFEAAARAAELAKDGRSAAYWAQAGNAWLAAKSSDKARAALDAALAGGTLTGLELGEVYLDHARAQVANGELESARGDIDQALTTASADPLAWLLSATLARRMDDLPRAKKDIAEALRRSGDDASVQLEAGNIAALGGDEAGAKEAWKRAVAIAPDAPAGKSAQAALAQFLPKATP, encoded by the coding sequence ATGATCCTGACCCTTCTGCTCGCGACGACCGCGGCCATTCAGTCCCCCCAGGCGTCCGCCGGACCGCCGGCCCAGACTGATCGTTATACGCATTGCATGGATCTCGCGACGACCAAGCCAGCCGCGGGGATAGAGGAAGGATCGCGCTGGCGGCTGTCGGGTGGCGGGGTTCTCGCGCGGCAATGCCTCGGCGTCGCTTATGCCAATGCGGGAAAACTGGACGCTGCGGCGATGGAGTTCGAAGCGGCGGCCCGCGCGGCCGAACTCGCCAAGGATGGTCGTTCCGCCGCCTATTGGGCGCAGGCCGGGAATGCGTGGCTGGCGGCGAAATCGAGCGACAAGGCACGCGCCGCGCTGGATGCGGCTCTTGCCGGGGGCACGTTGACCGGGCTCGAACTCGGCGAAGTCTATCTGGATCATGCCCGCGCGCAGGTTGCCAATGGCGAGCTGGAGAGCGCGCGTGGCGATATCGATCAGGCGCTGACCACTGCGTCGGCGGACCCGCTCGCCTGGTTGTTGTCGGCAACGCTTGCGCGTCGGATGGACGATCTGCCGCGGGCGAAGAAGGACATTGCGGAGGCGCTCCGCCGGTCCGGCGATGACGCATCGGTGCAGCTGGAGGCAGGTAATATCGCGGCGCTGGGTGGTGACGAGGCCGGCGCGAAGGAGGCATGGAAACGCGCGGTCGCGATCGCGCCGGATGCCCCGGCAGGCAAGAGCGCACAGGCGGCGTTGGCGCAATTCCTTCCCAAGGCAACGCCCTGA
- a CDS encoding alpha/beta hydrolase has translation MTEPDRSGPAPRPTLAYHHTEGTGPTIVFLPGYASDMTGTKALALEAWAKAQGRAFLRFDYGGCGQSGGQFEDQTLADWRDDTIAMLERLAKGPAILVGSSLGGWIMLLVARDRPDLVAGLVGVAPAPDFTDWGFTTEEKIAILGQGRVTRPSPYGPEPTLYTNAFWTSGEANRLMFAQIGIDVPVRLVQGQLDRDVPYMRTVRLAELLRSADVQTVLIKDGDHRLSRDADIAVIVGAAEDVIARL, from the coding sequence ATGACCGAACCCGATCGCAGCGGCCCCGCGCCCCGCCCCACCCTTGCCTACCATCATACCGAAGGCACCGGACCGACCATCGTCTTCCTGCCGGGCTATGCCAGCGACATGACCGGCACTAAGGCGCTCGCGCTGGAGGCATGGGCGAAGGCGCAGGGCCGCGCGTTTCTCCGGTTCGACTATGGCGGTTGCGGACAAAGTGGGGGGCAGTTCGAGGATCAGACGCTGGCCGACTGGCGCGACGATACGATCGCGATGCTCGAACGACTGGCGAAGGGGCCCGCAATTCTCGTCGGCTCGTCGCTCGGCGGGTGGATCATGCTGTTGGTTGCGCGCGACCGTCCGGATTTGGTTGCGGGGCTGGTCGGCGTGGCACCCGCTCCGGATTTCACCGACTGGGGTTTCACGACGGAGGAAAAGATTGCGATCCTCGGACAAGGTCGCGTGACGCGCCCGTCGCCTTATGGGCCGGAGCCGACGCTGTATACCAACGCCTTCTGGACGTCCGGAGAAGCCAACCGGCTGATGTTCGCGCAGATCGGAATCGATGTACCCGTCCGGCTGGTGCAGGGACAACTCGATCGCGACGTCCCCTACATGCGAACGGTTCGGCTCGCGGAACTGCTGCGTTCAGCCGATGTGCAGACGGTGTTGATAAAGGACGGCGACCACCGCCTGTCGCGCGATGCCGACATCGCGGTGATCGTGGGTGCGGCGGAGGATGTGATAGCCCGCTTATGA